In Microcella indica, the genomic window CGACCGAGAACGGCAGGTGCGGTCCGTGCTGTTCGGTCGAGCCGAGCGGCACGAGCAGTAGCGGCTCCATCGGCACCGACGGCCAGGCCGCCTCATCGAGTCGCGTCACGACGCCACCGTATCGGGCGGCTGCGACGGCTCAGCGCTCTCGTTCGAAATCGTCGGGCACGTAGATGTCGTCGCGCTCGAGTTCGCTCAACGCGCCGCGGCCGAGGCCGAGCACGGCCGAGTCGATGCCGCCGCGCATGATGTCGAGCACGTTCTCGACGCCGGCCTGCCCGTTGGCCGCGAGGCCCCAGAGGTAGGCGCGCCCAATCATGACGGCCTTCGCCCCGAGCGCCACAGCTTTCACGACGTCGCCGCCGCGCCGAACGCCGCCGTCGAGCACGACCTCGACCTGGTCGCCGACAGCGTCGACAATGCCCGGCAGCATGCGGATCGGCGCCGGAATCGTGTCGAGGTTGTTGCCGCCGTGGTTCGAGACCGAGATGGTCGTCGCACCGATGTCGATGGCCCGCTTTGCGTCGTCGACGCGGCCGATGCCCTTGAGCATGAAGGGGCCGCCCCACTGCTCGCGCAACCATTGCACGTCGTCCCACGTCGGAGGCGGGGTCGACATCCACTCGCCGTACGCCCCGAAGAACGTGGGAGGCTCGCCGCCTGCTCGGGGCTTGAGGTTCGGCGCCTTGAGATCGGGAATCTTGAAGGTCTTCGCGAACGACCACAACCACGGGATGCGCGGCAGCGCGTGCGGGGCGAAGTTCATGGCGGCGCCGAGCGTGAGTCGCTCCGGAATCTGCGGACTGCCCCAGTCACGACCGTTCGAGAACGACCAGTCGAGCGTTGCGATGAGGCCCTTGGCGCCGGCCGCCTTGGCCCGCTCGATGCGGTGGATCATCTCGTCGCGCTCGCCGCTCCAGTAGACCTGGAAGAGAGTGTTGGCGTTCGCCGCGACGACGTCTTCGACCGGCTTCGACGCGAACGAGCTCAAGCCCATGATCGTTCCGCGGTTGGCCGCAGCGCGTGCCACCGCGACCTCGCCCTCGGGGTGCACCGCCTGCACGCCGGTCGGCGAGATGATGACGGGCAGAGAGATGTCGATGCCCATGACCGAGGTCGACAGGTCGCGCACCGCGTGATGATCGGCAATGCGAGCGGCGAACCCCAGCTCGCTGTACGCCGCAATGTTGTCGTCGAGAGAGACGCCTTTCTCCGAGCCGGCGATGAGGGCGGCATAGACGGGACCAGGCAGTCGCTTCTTGGCGCGACGTTGTGCTTCGGCGACGGTCTCGAACCAGGCGTTCCTACTCATCGTGATTTCTCCTTGCAGTCATCGTGGGTGTGATCAAGTCGTGAAGATGCGGGTCAGCGCGGTCGCGACATCGCGGTGGGTGAGCACGGTCTGCATCGCCCCTCGTCCGGCTCGGGTCAGTTCTCGGGCGAGCTCGAGGTCGTGCTCGCCGCTGAGATCCAACACCACATCGAGTCGCGGCAGCCGCGCTGCGATCGGGCGCGGGTCGGGCCCTGCGTTGTGCACGCAGTCGGAGAGCAGCAGCACCCGGGCGTCTTGCGCGGGCCGCTTGCGCAGCTCTTTCGCCGCGAGCTCGAGGGGGAATCCGACATTCGTCAGCCCTCGAGCAGGGATGCTCGTCAGCAAGTCGAGCAGCCGGTCGGAGCTCTGGTGCTGGCCAAAGGTCTGCAGCACGGCCGCGTCTGACCAGAATGCGATGAGCGCCAGGTCGTCGTTCGACAATTCTCCCGCAAGGGCGCCGACGATCGCGGCCGCGGTGCGGATGCGCTCGCCTTTCATCGATCCCGAGACATCGACGACGAGCACGAGTGCCCGGCGCGTGCGCACCCGCTCGCGCACGATGATGTCTTCGTCGTCGGGCACCGGCTTCTCGGCGAGCATCTCGATGGTCTTGTCGAGATCGATCTCGTCGCTGCCGCGCCGGTAGGGCACACTGGCGAACGCCCCCGACCCCCGCTGCGAGCGCGAGTCTTTCTTCGGTCGCGGAATCATGAGACGCGAGGCGATCTGCCGCGCGAGCGCTCGCACCGCGGGGTCGAGCGTGCCCGACGCCTCGATCGGCACGAGTTCGGCGACCTCGTCGGTGAAGCCTTCGGCCGAGCCGCCCGGGCGCTGCTTCGCGTGCCCCGGTCGGCTTCCCGGCCGCGAGCGGAACACCATGCCCGCCCCGCCCTGCCCCGGCTCGAATACCGTCGGCTTCTGGTCGAGCTGCTTCGGGGTGCGCGAGAGCGGCCGCGCAGCCGTCGTCGACCTCTGACCCGAGCGCTTGCGTTGGATGGGCGAATCGAGGTGCAGTTCTCTTCATCCCGGCTTGGCCATCGCCGGCTCGAGCACGAAACGGTCTTCCCAAATCTCGCGGAGCACAGCCTCGGGCGTGATGTCGACGGCCTCATCAATGTGGATGCGACCCGACAGCGCGACAACCATGGCGTCGTAGACGAGCTCGGTGTACCGCTCGTGGTCGGAGCTTGCGATCGAGCGCAGGCCCGCGAGCTGCTCAGCGACGGCGACCAGGTCGATCGCGCCGCGCACGCTCGAACCCTGTCTGATGTACGGATGCTCACGGGTTGCCCGGGTGACCGCGACCGCATCGCCCACGAGCCGGTCTGCGATCGCGGATGTCGGCTTCGCTCGCAATCGCACGATGCTCTCCTCCGCCGGAGCATCCTGATAGTCGACCGACAGTCGATTGAGACGGTCGGTGATCGACGACGACAGCTTTGTCGTACCGACGTTGTCGTAGGGGTTCATCGACGCGATGACCCGGAAGGTTGGCAGCGCCTCGATCATGCCGACGCGCGGTATCGCGAGGCGCCGATCGGCCATCGCCGTCAGCAGCGTGTTGAGGGTGTCGTCGGGGGCGCGGTTGAACTCCTCGATGTAGAGGAACCCGCCCGTCTGCATCGCCTCGGTAAGCGGGCCCGGCACGAAGTTGTCGGGCGAGTAGTCCTCGCGCAGCACGCGCGAAGGGTTGTGGTGCCCGACGAGCTTGGCTGGCGTCAGATCGGCGTTGCCCTCGACGAACATGAGCGGAATGCCCCATTCGTTGGTGATCGCCCGCAACATCGTCGTCTTGCTCGTGCCGGGGGGCCCTTCGAGCACGATGTCGCGTCCGGCCGCGACGGCCGCGAGCGTGAGTTCGATCTCACGCTCGCGGCCGACGAGGTGCCCGGCGACCCGGTCACGGCTCGCCGAGACGGTGGAGGCGTCGGTCACTGAACCATCGATCCGGCGTCGACCGGCAACGTCACGCCCGTGATATATCGCGCCTCGTCGGATGCGAGGAACACCATCGCATTCGAGATATCGTACGGTTCGAGCATGTCGGCACCCATGGGGTTCATCTGCTGTGCCACAGCAATGACATCATCAGCAGTCGGGTTTTCAAGGTCTGGCCGAAATACTCTGGCGAGGACATCGTTCATCACCATGACGGTGTTGACCGTCCCCGGATGGACCGTGTTCACGCGAATTTGACTCGGTGCAAGCTCAAGCGCCAATGTCCGCATCAGTCCGACGAGAGCATGCTTCGACGCCACGTAGTGTGCGAAATTGGCAATCCCTGAGAGGCCAGCGACGGAACTCGTCATGATGATGGAGCCACCATTCGCGTTGTTCTTGAGGTGGGGGATCGCCGCCTTCGCCGTGCGCCAGACG contains:
- the mftD gene encoding pre-mycofactocin synthase MftD (MftD, an enzyme found in the mycofactocin biosynthesis locus, performs an oxidative deamination of 3-amino-5-[(p-hydroxyphenyl)methyl]-4,4-dimethyl-2-pyrrolidinone (AHDP). The resulting compound, now called pre-mycofactocin (PMFT), is a biologically active redox cofactor that can oxidize the non-exchangeable NADH of TIGR03971 family SDR-type oxidoreductases.), whose protein sequence is MSRNAWFETVAEAQRRAKKRLPGPVYAALIAGSEKGVSLDDNIAAYSELGFAARIADHHAVRDLSTSVMGIDISLPVIISPTGVQAVHPEGEVAVARAAANRGTIMGLSSFASKPVEDVVAANANTLFQVYWSGERDEMIHRIERAKAAGAKGLIATLDWSFSNGRDWGSPQIPERLTLGAAMNFAPHALPRIPWLWSFAKTFKIPDLKAPNLKPRAGGEPPTFFGAYGEWMSTPPPTWDDVQWLREQWGGPFMLKGIGRVDDAKRAIDIGATTISVSNHGGNNLDTIPAPIRMLPGIVDAVGDQVEVVLDGGVRRGGDVVKAVALGAKAVMIGRAYLWGLAANGQAGVENVLDIMRGGIDSAVLGLGRGALSELERDDIYVPDDFERER
- a CDS encoding vWA domain-containing protein; translation: MVFRSRPGSRPGHAKQRPGGSAEGFTDEVAELVPIEASGTLDPAVRALARQIASRLMIPRPKKDSRSQRGSGAFASVPYRRGSDEIDLDKTIEMLAEKPVPDDEDIIVRERVRTRRALVLVVDVSGSMKGERIRTAAAIVGALAGELSNDDLALIAFWSDAAVLQTFGQHQSSDRLLDLLTSIPARGLTNVGFPLELAAKELRKRPAQDARVLLLSDCVHNAGPDPRPIAARLPRLDVVLDLSGEHDLELARELTRAGRGAMQTVLTHRDVATALTRIFTT
- a CDS encoding AAA family ATPase, with product MTDASTVSASRDRVAGHLVGREREIELTLAAVAAGRDIVLEGPPGTSKTTMLRAITNEWGIPLMFVEGNADLTPAKLVGHHNPSRVLREDYSPDNFVPGPLTEAMQTGGFLYIEEFNRAPDDTLNTLLTAMADRRLAIPRVGMIEALPTFRVIASMNPYDNVGTTKLSSSITDRLNRLSVDYQDAPAEESIVRLRAKPTSAIADRLVGDAVAVTRATREHPYIRQGSSVRGAIDLVAVAEQLAGLRSIASSDHERYTELVYDAMVVALSGRIHIDEAVDITPEAVLREIWEDRFVLEPAMAKPG
- a CDS encoding mycofactocin-coupled SDR family oxidoreductase, which encodes MGRLDGKVVLISGVARSQGRSHALRFAEEGADVIGFDVLDEIKGSASGPATQADMDETVRQVEALDRRIIATKADVRDWAGVKAAVDDGVAQLGRLDVVLGNAGVFTAPSLAEDMEDDIFMDTLNINVAGVWRTAKAAIPHLKNNANGGSIIMTSSVAGLSGIANFAHYVASKHALVGLMRTLALELAPSQIRVNTVHPGTVNTVMVMNDVLARVFRPDLENPTADDVIAVAQQMNPMGADMLEPYDISNAMVFLASDEARYITGVTLPVDAGSMVQ